In Pseudoalteromonas carrageenovora IAM 12662, the following proteins share a genomic window:
- a CDS encoding response regulator transcription factor — protein MINVLLVEDDIDLATTIVDYLDIEDIECDHASNGVLGLNLLQINDYQMIILDVNMPKMDGLTMCKTLREQGKDIPVLMLTARDSLDNKLEGFAAGSDDYLVKPFAMKELVARVQVLAKRKSGEAKRLTLANLNLDLAKRSADVEGQTLKLSPIAFKLLETLVRHAPQPVTRSVIMQAIWGEEQPDSNSLKVHVHHLRKQLEATTHQVTLETIPSVGFAITANEGQPQ, from the coding sequence ATGATAAACGTACTACTGGTTGAAGACGACATAGACCTGGCAACAACAATTGTTGATTACCTCGATATAGAAGACATTGAGTGTGACCATGCAAGTAACGGCGTTTTGGGCTTAAATTTACTGCAAATTAATGATTATCAGATGATTATTTTAGATGTAAACATGCCCAAAATGGACGGCTTAACAATGTGCAAAACATTGCGTGAACAAGGTAAAGATATTCCGGTATTAATGTTGACCGCACGCGATAGCCTCGATAACAAACTAGAGGGCTTTGCCGCCGGTAGCGACGACTATTTAGTAAAACCCTTTGCCATGAAAGAGCTAGTAGCGCGGGTACAAGTGCTGGCAAAGCGCAAAAGTGGTGAGGCAAAACGCCTCACCTTAGCTAATTTAAATTTAGATTTAGCAAAGCGCAGTGCCGATGTAGAGGGGCAAACATTAAAGTTATCGCCCATTGCATTTAAATTGCTAGAAACCTTAGTACGCCATGCGCCGCAGCCTGTTACGCGCAGTGTAATTATGCAAGCTATATGGGGCGAAGAGCAGCCCGACAGCAACAGTTTAAAAGTGCATGTGCATCATTTACGTAAGCAATTAGAAGCCACCACACACCAAGTTACACTTGAGACCATTCCTAGTGTGGGCTTTGCAATAACAGCAAATGAAGGGCAACCACAATGA
- a CDS encoding sensor histidine kinase — MKIRPSLRLYFFASMVVLSSAMAIGFSFLSVNYFIDGLDKGLNGVMLKLSQTTEVKPGETKELVGFNIASRWEDMPASIQQRFKKPTEVGLLHKTKDRPSMFSMPQNLFFVVYYPNPEGEPRYISRIMLEKDKPQLLANIEPEQRMLWIAITGIAAIVLFAFFLFMVMKKIAKPVESLRGWAKSLNQTNLQQTPPDFTYNELNTLATLIRSSLLSANESVEREQRFLSYASHELRTPISVIRSNVELLNRLSEKAPLSDKQQLTLERIERAGLTMNDLTDTLLWLSRNEDQQSSPEPVNLSDKITTLSNELNYLLNAKHVEVVLNTQQESVITTDATACQIVLTNLIRNAYQHTQFGQVHITQQGSKVTIVNCSEQGDAPKASEPLAKHVSIGYGLGLQLSEKIIKRHGWVYDVNDMPGRYEVVVDFS; from the coding sequence ATGAAAATAAGGCCTAGTTTAAGGCTCTACTTTTTTGCCAGTATGGTGGTGCTTAGCTCTGCTATGGCCATTGGCTTTTCGTTTTTAAGTGTAAATTACTTTATTGATGGGCTAGATAAAGGCTTAAACGGGGTTATGTTAAAGCTTTCGCAAACCACAGAAGTAAAGCCAGGGGAAACAAAAGAGCTGGTGGGCTTTAATATTGCAAGCCGCTGGGAAGACATGCCTGCGTCAATTCAGCAACGTTTTAAAAAACCAACAGAAGTGGGGCTTTTACATAAAACAAAAGACAGGCCATCGATGTTTTCTATGCCGCAAAATTTATTTTTTGTGGTGTATTATCCAAACCCCGAAGGCGAGCCGCGTTATATATCGCGCATTATGCTCGAAAAAGACAAACCACAATTGCTCGCTAATATAGAGCCCGAACAACGCATGCTATGGATTGCCATTACAGGCATTGCTGCCATTGTGTTATTTGCGTTTTTTTTGTTTATGGTAATGAAAAAAATAGCTAAGCCAGTGGAGTCGTTAAGGGGCTGGGCTAAATCGTTAAACCAAACTAATCTACAGCAAACACCGCCCGATTTTACATATAACGAACTAAACACTTTAGCCACATTAATACGCAGCAGCTTGCTTTCGGCGAATGAAAGCGTAGAGCGCGAGCAGCGCTTTTTAAGCTATGCCAGCCACGAGCTGCGTACGCCAATTTCGGTTATTCGCAGTAACGTTGAGCTACTCAATCGGCTGAGCGAAAAAGCCCCGTTAAGTGATAAACAACAGCTTACACTTGAGCGTATAGAGCGCGCCGGTTTAACCATGAACGATTTAACCGATACGTTATTATGGCTAAGCCGCAACGAAGATCAGCAAAGTAGTCCAGAACCTGTAAACCTTAGTGATAAAATAACGACCCTGAGTAATGAGCTTAACTACTTGCTTAATGCGAAGCACGTTGAGGTGGTTTTAAACACCCAACAAGAGAGCGTTATTACAACCGATGCTACTGCGTGCCAAATTGTACTGACTAATTTAATTCGTAATGCCTACCAACATACCCAATTTGGCCAAGTACACATTACGCAGCAAGGCAGTAAAGTCACTATTGTTAATTGTAGTGAGCAGGGCGATGCCCCTAAAGCGAGCGAGCCCTTAGCAAAACACGTCAGCATAGGGTACGGACTAGGCCTACAATTAAGCGAAAAAATAATAAAACGCCACGGCTGGGTTTACGATGTAAACGACATGCCAGGGCGCTATGAAGTGGTGGTCGATTTTAGTTAA
- a CDS encoding alpha/beta hydrolase, producing the protein MKLVALLFSLSIFVVHTSYANTPKVQVSKGHIEVIDNIESQFVKNRFLNVWLPPGYSKNTTYDVLYMHDGRMLFDANSTWNKQEWRVDEVAGSLIEQGKVRPFIVVGIPNAVENRHSEYYPQQPFEALSKQKQNALYQLEKYPGHKLFASKVYSDSYSRFLVKEVIPYIESNYNVNKGAQHRYIGGSSMGGLISWYTLLNYPNEFSGAICMSTHWPGIFSHDDEVFAEFQNYIANNIAKLSNQKVYFDYGDSTLDAMYPKLQAQIDDLFMAQQYPAKLWQSQYFPGEDHTENAWAKRLHIPLEFMFRKTKQAAAE; encoded by the coding sequence ATGAAATTAGTTGCTTTACTGTTTAGCTTATCAATATTTGTAGTGCATACCAGCTATGCAAACACGCCCAAAGTGCAAGTAAGCAAGGGCCATATTGAGGTGATCGACAATATAGAATCACAGTTTGTAAAAAACCGTTTTTTAAATGTATGGTTACCGCCAGGTTACAGCAAAAACACCACATACGATGTACTTTACATGCACGATGGCCGCATGCTGTTTGATGCCAATAGCACATGGAACAAGCAAGAGTGGCGCGTAGATGAAGTAGCCGGCTCATTAATAGAGCAAGGCAAAGTACGCCCATTTATTGTGGTAGGCATTCCAAACGCCGTAGAAAACCGCCACAGCGAATACTACCCACAGCAACCGTTTGAGGCCTTGAGCAAACAAAAGCAAAACGCCCTATACCAGTTAGAAAAATACCCAGGCCACAAATTATTTGCCTCTAAGGTGTACTCAGACAGCTACTCACGCTTTTTAGTTAAAGAAGTTATTCCTTATATAGAGTCTAACTACAACGTAAATAAAGGCGCGCAGCACCGCTATATTGGTGGCTCTAGCATGGGTGGGCTTATATCGTGGTACACACTACTTAATTACCCTAACGAATTTTCAGGCGCTATTTGTATGTCGACCCACTGGCCAGGTATTTTTAGCCACGACGACGAAGTCTTTGCCGAGTTTCAAAATTACATTGCCAACAACATCGCAAAGCTGAGTAACCAAAAAGTGTATTTTGATTACGGCGACAGCACTTTAGATGCCATGTACCCTAAGCTACAAGCGCAAATTGATGATTTATTTATGGCGCAACAATACCCAGCAAAGCTATGGCAAAGCCAGTACTTCCCGGGGGAAGATCATACCGAAAACGCATGGGCAAAGCGCCTACACATTCCCCTTGAGTTTATGTTTAGAAAAACCAAGCAAGCTGCGGCCGAATAA
- a CDS encoding MBL fold metallo-hydrolase: MSRLLQTLIATSLLLIGFMAQSYEIEDLGDGLHRFIDDRHRSVFLITPQGAIVTDPLNKKAATWLKEQIKTRYNVPVKYVVYSHNHSDHIYGAEVFKSPNTTFVAHKFTAQDIKNTKIKTVMPNLTFDDELILTLGGSTLKLNYHGPNDGRGSVSMLFEKQKTLFVVDWIVIGRMPWQKLWSYDIQGMINSTQAVLKYDFNTFVGGHADMGNKADVARYLRYIEQLYSQVTAGALAGQSLEQIKQNVKLDEFSDLKQYQAWLPLNIEGVYERLMEESGMGWRSDL, encoded by the coding sequence ATGTCTCGCTTATTACAAACACTAATCGCTACCAGCCTATTACTTATTGGTTTTATGGCTCAAAGTTACGAAATTGAAGATTTAGGCGATGGCCTCCACCGCTTCATTGACGACAGACACCGCTCGGTATTTTTAATCACTCCACAAGGTGCAATAGTTACCGACCCACTTAATAAAAAAGCTGCTACTTGGTTAAAGGAGCAAATTAAAACTCGCTACAACGTACCGGTAAAATATGTTGTATACAGTCATAATCACAGCGACCATATTTACGGCGCAGAGGTATTTAAAAGCCCGAACACAACCTTTGTTGCGCACAAATTTACCGCACAAGATATTAAAAACACAAAAATAAAAACTGTTATGCCTAATCTTACCTTTGATGACGAACTAATACTTACCCTTGGCGGCTCAACCTTAAAACTTAACTACCACGGTCCTAATGATGGACGAGGCTCGGTAAGTATGCTGTTCGAAAAGCAAAAAACACTATTTGTGGTCGACTGGATAGTTATTGGCAGAATGCCATGGCAAAAACTATGGAGCTACGATATTCAAGGTATGATTAATTCAACCCAAGCGGTTTTAAAATACGACTTTAATACCTTTGTGGGCGGCCATGCCGATATGGGTAATAAAGCCGATGTAGCACGTTACTTACGCTATATAGAGCAGCTTTACAGCCAAGTAACCGCAGGCGCACTTGCAGGGCAAAGCCTAGAGCAAATAAAACAAAACGTTAAGCTCGATGAGTTTTCAGATTTAAAGCAATACCAAGCATGGTTGCCACTTAATATTGAAGGCGTATACGAGCGCCTTATGGAAGAGTCGGGCATGGGCTGGCGCAGCGATTTATAA
- a CDS encoding methyl-accepting chemotaxis protein: MFVLSKKYLETKNYNEELAKQIEELTAHNELLLQENKHLEQQLSFTQTTNDEQFTENLLSSSIDCISQIEGVRQTVLESYSTIEQESQVSYKINELLNNSNESLMHIASEMELMTHKMGSMSENISGLSSLAGSINTFVSTISKISDQTNLLALNAAIEAARAGEAGRGFSVVADEVRVLATNTNKSAQEVADLVKEIIDKTEVTVTSADDIQQNNTQLTSNFASLNSDYASIIDFFTSMKNTISQASIRSFIQTVKLDHIVWKGEVYAVANGKINKSIDDFTDHTMCRLGKWYKSDESNEYKSLSAFKQIDKPHSEVHKNGVQALQLIKQGKKAEAVKHIHLMESASEQVIHLLDQLVR; the protein is encoded by the coding sequence ATGTTTGTTTTAAGTAAAAAGTACCTAGAAACTAAAAACTATAACGAAGAGCTAGCAAAACAAATTGAAGAGTTAACTGCGCATAACGAACTACTATTACAAGAAAACAAACACTTAGAACAACAGCTAAGCTTTACACAAACCACAAATGACGAACAATTTACCGAAAACTTACTTTCAAGCTCTATAGATTGCATAAGCCAAATTGAAGGTGTTCGCCAAACGGTGCTTGAGTCTTACTCAACCATTGAGCAAGAGAGCCAAGTTAGCTATAAAATAAATGAGCTTTTAAATAACTCAAACGAATCATTAATGCATATAGCCAGCGAGATGGAACTTATGACCCATAAAATGGGTAGCATGAGTGAAAACATATCTGGCCTTTCAAGCCTTGCTGGTAGTATTAATACCTTTGTATCGACCATTTCTAAAATATCGGATCAAACAAATTTATTAGCACTTAATGCCGCCATTGAGGCTGCCCGAGCAGGTGAAGCTGGCCGAGGCTTTAGCGTGGTTGCCGACGAAGTACGCGTACTCGCTACTAACACAAATAAATCGGCTCAAGAGGTTGCCGACCTAGTAAAAGAAATTATCGATAAAACAGAAGTAACTGTAACTTCCGCCGACGACATACAACAAAATAACACACAACTTACTAGCAATTTTGCATCGCTGAATAGCGATTACGCATCAATCATTGATTTTTTCACCAGCATGAAAAACACCATTTCGCAGGCATCTATACGCTCATTTATTCAAACCGTTAAGTTAGATCATATTGTATGGAAAGGTGAAGTGTACGCCGTAGCCAATGGCAAAATTAATAAATCGATAGATGATTTTACCGATCACACCATGTGCCGCTTAGGTAAATGGTACAAGTCAGACGAATCAAATGAATACAAATCACTAAGCGCATTTAAACAAATAGACAAGCCCCACAGTGAAGTACACAAAAACGGCGTACAAGCGCTACAACTAATTAAGCAAGGCAAAAAAGCCGAAGCTGTTAAACACATACACTTAATGGAATCAGCCAGTGAACAAGTAATACATTTACTCGATCAGCTAGTTCGTTAA